A window from Chiroxiphia lanceolata isolate bChiLan1 chromosome 3, bChiLan1.pri, whole genome shotgun sequence encodes these proteins:
- the LOC116783931 gene encoding carbohydrate sulfotransferase 9-like, whose amino-acid sequence MRFLPRLVVSAALGIAAFLSWRLLWTPANGQGGDLVPEAEEGFTLTLDTFLHVQQLRKKRLRAFCSRSRKVTTLPRSQQERAYLLSSLRVSTKLDFLYCQVPSMGIEEWQQLLEKLEKKNVTLPVLLPYHRRHTKETQLSKFNQTEIEAMLGSYTKVLFVRDPFHRLIATFLQGMGSSPSFSSFVQDVLASGTHNTSVAWKPLVSLCLPCLIQYDYVVMFGFHKQELGHLLRRAGLSVDSLLPKFTDTQVLWTYRWLSEQMFSELSAQQKKKLSRFYCRDLSAFPFSSSFLSDPLSIPETW is encoded by the exons ATGCGTTTCCTTCCCCGCCTTGTCGTCTCAGCTGCCCTGGGCATCGCTGCTTTCCTGAGCTGGAGGCTGCTTTGGACCCCGGCTAATGGCCAAGGAG GTGACCTGGTCCCCGAGGCGGAGGAGGGCTTCACTTTGACACTGGACACCTTCCTTCACGTTCAGCAGCtcaggaagaagagactgagagCTTTCTGCAGCCGATCACGCAAAGTCACCACGCTGCCCAGGAGCCAGCAGGAGAGAGCTTACCTGCTCTCGAGTCTGAGGGTAAGCACCAAGCTGGACTTCCTCTACTGCCAAGTGCCATCAATGGGAATTGAGGAATGGCAGCAGCTTTTGGAGAAGCTAGAGAAGAAAAACGTGACTCTCCCAGTGTTGCTTCCCTACCATCGGCGTCACACTAAGGAGACACAGCTGAGCAAGTTCAACCAGACAGAGATAGAGGCCATGTTAGGGTCTTACACCAAAGTGCTTTTTGTCAGGGACCCTTTCCACAGGCTGATTGCCACATTCCTGCAAGGCATGGGCAGCAGCCCATCCTTCAGCAGCTTTGTTCAGGATGTTTTAGCCAGTGGAACACACAACACCAGTGTGGCTTGGAAACCACTCGTCAgcctctgcctgccctgtcTCATCCAGTACGACTACGTGGTGATGTTTGGCTTCCacaagcaggagctgggccacCTGCTACGGCGGGCTGGGCTATCTGTGGACAGCCTCCTCCCCAAGTTCACCGACACCCAAGTGCTATGGACCTACAGGTGGTTATCAGAGCAGATGTTCAGTGAGCTGTCTGCCCaacagaagaagaaactgtCCCGCTTCTACTGCCGGGAcctttctgctttcccattTTCTAGCAGTTTTCTGTCAGATCCCCTCAGCATTCCAGAGACCTGGTAG